One genomic segment of Devosia sp. includes these proteins:
- a CDS encoding FecR domain-containing protein, giving the protein MPNDTLALPPLGRRQVLAGIPALGATMLIAPAWAAVPVGEAVTVTGRVDVARADTVVPLVPGAAIELNDRIVTRRDGLAMLMLEDRSEIHLGSEAEILIDAFIANQRGVMSVGGPMLFNRPEDLSPTDITIRSAFAQIGVRGTRFFAGPTKGKYSVFVDRGSVSVLAAGVKRILEAGDGVEFETQGGPPGPVVAWGEGRIAEAFASVGVSR; this is encoded by the coding sequence ATGCCAAATGATACGCTTGCGCTGCCGCCGCTTGGCCGGAGGCAGGTTCTCGCCGGGATACCGGCGCTGGGAGCGACCATGCTGATTGCGCCCGCCTGGGCCGCCGTGCCGGTTGGTGAGGCGGTCACGGTCACCGGACGGGTGGACGTGGCGCGGGCCGATACCGTGGTGCCGCTGGTGCCCGGCGCGGCCATCGAGCTCAATGACCGGATCGTCACCCGCCGGGATGGCCTGGCCATGCTGATGCTCGAGGACCGAAGCGAGATCCATCTCGGCTCGGAGGCGGAAATCCTCATCGATGCCTTCATCGCCAATCAGCGCGGCGTCATGAGCGTGGGCGGGCCGATGCTGTTCAATCGTCCCGAGGACCTCTCGCCCACCGATATCACCATCCGCTCCGCCTTCGCCCAGATCGGCGTGCGCGGCACCCGCTTCTTTGCCGGGCCGACCAAGGGCAAGTATTCGGTCTTTGTCGATCGCGGTTCGGTTTCGGTCCTGGCTGCCGGGGTCAAGCGCATCCTCGAGGCCGGGGACGGTGTCGAGTTCGAGACCCAGGGCGGCCCGCCGGGCCCGGTCGTCGCTTGGGGCGAGGGCCGCATTGCCGAGGCCTTTGCCAGCGTCGGGGTCAGCCGCTAG
- a CDS encoding DNA methyltransferase, whose translation MEPLEELIAEATASGGSERANYQLFISGLCDVLGVPRPVMSQEANARNDYVFERSLDYRHPDGTTTKLYVDCYKRGAFVLEAKQSARRQAEDERQASLFGSEASSRKLGHAKRGSRGWDRVMRAAYTQAVDYTRHLPVEHGYPPFVILVDVGHVIELYADFSGQGKNYAQFPDAQGFRIEMEDLRDPAIQARLKAVWTDPHSLDPAKKSAEVTRDIAGRLSIIAKRLEGKHDARDVAEFLMRCLFTMFAEDVGLLPENIMVEMLEKLVDDPAAFPRAMETLWATMNAGGFDQRTFKSIKRFNGGLFANPTALPLAPEDIHELLVAARMDWRDVEPAIFGTLLERALDPRERSKLGAHYTPRAYVERLVVPTIIEPLRADWDKVQATIEEALKNGDPAAALARAKAFHHELCTIRVLDPACGTGNFLYVSLELLKKLEGEVLAAIDSLGEDQSRLMMEGETVSPRQFYGLELNPRAVPIADLVLWIGYLKWQLRTSGLSSISEPVLHAYGTIRQQDAILAHDGAELVRDDDGKPVTRWDGVTRMVNPITGELVPDPEARIELYSYKNPRPAEWPEVEFIVGNPPFIGSRAMRDELGDGYVEAIAVARPNVGMGADFVMHFWDAAAQRLTRNPTRSAYRGLRRFGFITTNSITQIFSRRVLERWTSARTPVSIVFAVADHPWMKASDKAAVRISMTVAARGKADGILVKVKREVGLETDTPFIEVTQGQGRINAKLELGIDVSDARPLIACETIAFQGCKLVGSGFKVSRAEREELLHVGAFPRSRLPKYVGGLDLLRRDRDEFVIDTFGLSRSDLIEYPIIEQRLLTMVKPERDEVRRDGHRDRWWIFGEPRPAMREALKNLTRYFATSEVSHHRVFSAMQWPDTLLDGSAIVIAVSDFAIASILSSKTHVAWSLALGGRLEDRPRYQNNNIFNPFPFPDFSTNPTIQSRLAELGERLDAFRKERLAAHDFLTMTGLYNVLERVRELDWKAGPGRHGESAAQIEPLTDKERDIYDAGHIAILKDIHDEIDTLVFAAYGWSDLTPRLVGRPGATTPSPYKTDDQLEAEEELLTRLVALNQERAAEEARGLVRWLRPDYQEPKLGHKVARPDGVQQEADLAILPVSDKPKWPASDTEQINILVDLLRKAPAPVPPETLAATFDGRNTPKRRDRVASLLETLTTIGLARSGRVEGESRYFIPR comes from the coding sequence GTGGAACCGCTTGAAGAACTGATAGCGGAGGCAACAGCTTCGGGCGGCTCCGAGCGTGCCAATTATCAGCTTTTCATTTCCGGCCTGTGCGACGTGCTGGGCGTCCCTCGTCCGGTCATGAGCCAGGAGGCCAACGCCCGCAACGACTACGTCTTCGAGCGCAGCCTCGACTATCGCCACCCCGATGGCACGACCACCAAGCTCTATGTCGATTGCTACAAGCGCGGCGCTTTCGTGCTCGAAGCCAAGCAATCCGCCCGCCGCCAGGCCGAGGACGAGCGCCAGGCGAGCCTGTTTGGCTCGGAAGCCAGCAGCCGCAAGCTGGGCCACGCCAAGCGCGGCTCACGCGGCTGGGACCGGGTCATGCGCGCCGCCTATACCCAGGCCGTCGACTACACCCGCCACTTGCCCGTCGAACACGGCTATCCGCCCTTCGTCATCCTCGTCGATGTCGGTCACGTCATCGAGCTCTATGCCGATTTTTCCGGCCAGGGCAAGAATTACGCCCAGTTCCCCGATGCTCAGGGCTTCCGCATCGAGATGGAAGACCTGCGCGATCCAGCCATTCAGGCGCGCCTCAAGGCGGTCTGGACCGATCCGCACAGTCTCGATCCGGCGAAGAAATCCGCCGAAGTCACCCGCGACATTGCCGGGCGCCTCTCCATCATCGCCAAGCGGCTCGAAGGCAAGCACGATGCAAGGGATGTCGCCGAATTTCTCATGCGCTGCCTTTTCACCATGTTCGCCGAGGATGTCGGGCTCCTGCCCGAAAACATCATGGTCGAGATGCTGGAAAAGCTGGTTGATGACCCCGCCGCCTTTCCGCGCGCCATGGAAACCTTATGGGCGACCATGAATGCCGGTGGCTTCGATCAGCGCACCTTTAAATCCATCAAGCGGTTCAATGGCGGCCTCTTTGCCAATCCCACCGCCCTGCCCCTCGCGCCCGAGGATATTCACGAACTGCTCGTCGCCGCCCGCATGGATTGGCGCGATGTCGAACCCGCCATTTTTGGCACCCTGCTCGAACGCGCCCTCGATCCGCGCGAACGCAGTAAGCTCGGCGCCCATTACACGCCCCGCGCCTATGTCGAACGCCTCGTCGTCCCCACTATTATCGAGCCCCTGCGCGCCGATTGGGACAAGGTGCAGGCCACCATCGAAGAAGCCCTCAAGAATGGCGACCCCGCCGCCGCCCTCGCTCGCGCGAAGGCCTTCCATCACGAGCTCTGCACCATCCGCGTGCTCGACCCAGCCTGCGGCACCGGCAATTTCCTCTATGTTTCGCTCGAACTGCTCAAGAAGCTTGAAGGCGAAGTTCTGGCCGCCATCGACAGCCTGGGTGAAGACCAGTCCCGCCTGATGATGGAAGGCGAGACCGTCTCGCCGCGCCAGTTCTACGGGCTCGAACTCAATCCCCGCGCCGTGCCCATTGCCGATCTGGTCCTGTGGATCGGCTATCTCAAATGGCAGCTCCGCACATCGGGCCTCAGCTCCATTTCCGAGCCGGTGCTCCATGCCTATGGCACCATCCGCCAGCAGGACGCCATCCTCGCCCATGACGGCGCCGAGCTGGTCCGTGACGATGATGGAAAACCGGTCACCCGCTGGGACGGCGTCACCCGCATGGTCAATCCCATTACCGGCGAACTGGTGCCCGATCCCGAAGCCCGCATCGAGCTCTATTCATACAAGAACCCGCGCCCCGCTGAATGGCCCGAGGTCGAATTCATCGTCGGCAATCCGCCGTTCATTGGAAGTCGCGCGATGCGGGATGAGTTGGGAGATGGCTATGTCGAAGCCATAGCAGTTGCGCGACCCAACGTTGGTATGGGCGCAGACTTCGTAATGCACTTTTGGGACGCGGCAGCCCAGCGCTTGACGAGAAACCCAACAAGGTCCGCATACAGAGGTCTCCGACGCTTTGGCTTCATCACCACCAACTCCATCACCCAAATTTTCTCCCGTCGAGTTTTGGAAAGATGGACCTCGGCAAGAACGCCAGTCTCAATCGTGTTTGCCGTTGCCGATCATCCATGGATGAAAGCAAGCGATAAGGCAGCTGTTCGGATTTCCATGACTGTCGCAGCCAGGGGAAAAGCGGATGGGATTCTAGTAAAGGTGAAAAGAGAGGTCGGCCTAGAAACAGACACGCCTTTCATCGAGGTTACCCAAGGTCAGGGCCGAATTAACGCAAAGCTAGAACTCGGCATCGACGTTTCGGACGCGAGGCCATTGATCGCCTGCGAGACGATCGCCTTTCAAGGATGTAAACTAGTCGGCAGCGGCTTTAAAGTATCTAGGGCCGAGCGTGAGGAACTACTCCACGTCGGCGCATTTCCAAGGTCAAGGCTCCCTAAATATGTGGGTGGTCTTGACCTCCTGAGGCGAGATCGCGATGAGTTCGTCATCGACACCTTTGGTCTCAGTAGAAGTGATTTAATTGAATATCCCATCATCGAGCAGAGACTGCTTACGATGGTAAAGCCGGAGAGAGACGAAGTCAGACGTGACGGACATCGTGACCGATGGTGGATTTTTGGTGAGCCTCGCCCAGCAATGCGGGAAGCCCTGAAGAATTTGACCAGATATTTTGCAACTAGTGAGGTCTCGCACCATCGCGTATTCTCGGCGATGCAGTGGCCAGACACACTGCTAGACGGCTCTGCCATTGTCATTGCAGTAAGTGATTTTGCAATTGCCAGCATTCTTTCGTCCAAGACACACGTAGCTTGGTCGCTGGCACTTGGCGGAAGGCTTGAAGACCGACCTAGGTATCAGAATAACAATATATTCAATCCCTTTCCCTTCCCCGACTTCTCCACCAACCCCACCATCCAGTCCCGCCTCGCCGAGCTCGGTGAACGCCTCGACGCCTTCCGCAAGGAACGCCTCGCTGCCCACGATTTCCTGACCATGACCGGGCTCTACAACGTGCTCGAACGCGTGCGCGAGCTCGACTGGAAAGCCGGCCCCGGCCGCCACGGCGAAAGCGCCGCGCAGATCGAACCGCTGACCGACAAGGAACGCGACATCTACGACGCCGGCCACATCGCCATCCTCAAGGACATTCACGACGAGATCGACACCCTGGTCTTCGCTGCCTATGGCTGGTCCGACCTCACCCCGCGCCTGGTTGGCCGCCCCGGCGCCACCACGCCCAGCCCATACAAGACCGATGACCAGCTCGAAGCCGAGGAAGAGCTGCTGACCCGCCTGGTCGCCCTCAATCAGGAGCGCGCTGCCGAGGAGGCCCGCGGCCTCGTCCGCTGGCTGCGCCCCGATTATCAGGAACCCAAACTCGGCCACAAAGTCGCCCGCCCCGATGGCGTCCAGCAGGAAGCCGATCTCGCCATCCTGCCGGTCAGTGACAAGCCGAAATGGCCCGCCAGCGACACCGAGCAGATCAACATCCTCGTCGACCTGCTCCGCAAGGCCCCCGCCCCGGTGCCCCCGGAAACCCTCGCCGCCACTTTCGATGGCCGCAATACACCAAAGCGCCGCGACCGCGTCGCCTCGCTGCTCGAAACCCTCACCACCATTGGTCTGGCCCGTTCGGGCCGCGTCGAGGGCGAAAGCCGCTACTTCATCCCCCGCTAA
- a CDS encoding cold-shock protein gives MATITGTVKFFNTTKGFGFITPETGGKDHFVHISAVQRSGIDGLYENDKVSYEVETGRDGRESAVNLSLVK, from the coding sequence ATGGCCACCATCACTGGCACCGTGAAATTCTTCAACACCACCAAGGGCTTCGGCTTCATCACCCCCGAGACCGGCGGCAAGGACCACTTCGTCCACATCTCCGCCGTGCAGCGTTCGGGCATTGATGGCCTGTATGAAAACGACAAGGTTTCCTACGAAGTCGAAACCGGCCGCGACGGCCGTGAATCCGCCGTCAACCTGTCGCTGGTGAAGTGA